A segment of the Rhodothermales bacterium genome:
GGTCTCGAGGCCATCCGGCGAAAACGTGCTCAGACCACGCGTCTCGTTTACCCAGTCCGTTCCGTCCCAGGTCTGGAACAGGAACGAGGCTTCGTTTCCATTTTCAAAGGTGAACTCGGCGCGGAATTCGTTCACCCATTCCGTGCCGTTCCACATTTGCGAGATCCACTCGGACGGGAAATCCGAGTCGGAGTACGTCAGAAGCACGCGTGCGGTATCGACCCAGGCGACACCGGTCCATTCCTGATCCACGATGCTGGTCAGATCGCCGTCGGCAGCCACCCGGCGTGATTCGGGCAACAGGTTCATGCCGGCGAGGGCCAGGCAGCGCGAGGCGGCGTCGGCCGGCAGATGCGATTCAATGGCGGCCACGCGCTGCACGCGGGCTTTTTCCGTCAGCTGAGGCTGGACGCCGACATAGGATTCGATGCCCTGGCTGAAATACCGGGCGGCAGACGATGGGGCGCATTCCTGGGCGCGCGCCGGCTGAAGCGCCGCGAGCACAAGAAACAGCAGTGACAAAATCGTAGCGTTGCGTTTCATACGGATATAAGAGTAGTTGGTGGAAAAGAGGCGCCAGAGTTCCTGAGATCGGAGGATCGGAAGCCCGTTCATTCCAGAGTCCCGACAGTAGAATAGTACCGCGAAAACCGCTCATACACAATTGACGCAGGCGCGGCGAGCGATGTATTTTCGCCTGTACGCCGGCGAAAAATCGCGCGAAAACCGCCTCATGCCGCCGCCGCTCCGCTACTGTTCCCGACTATGCCGCCCCATTGCGAGGGGCGCCCCTACAGACACCGCGGTTTGCCCGGGTAACCTGCATCCGTCGACCGAACGCACTGGTTCACCACGTACAGGCAAACCGCATGCTCAGTCCACGCATCCGCCCGCGATTCGAAATGCGGGTTCCATTCTCGGCCACCGAAACCCTGGACCGGCTGAAGGACCGGCTCGACCGGGACGAATGCCCGTGCACCGGCACGCTGGCCGGCAACCATCTGCATCTCAACATGCGGCCGCTGCTCCAGAAGATCTGGTCGCCGCATCTCAACCTGGAAGTCGTGGGCGATCGGCCGGGCGCGATCATCAACGGCCATTTCGGACCGCGGCCGGACATCTGGACGCTGGTGATGGCGCTCTACGCCATCTCCGGTTTTCTCGTGCTGATGGGCCTGCTCTTCGCGGCGTCCCAGTGGATGCTGGACATGACGCCCTCGGCGCTCTGGCTCGTCGCCGGCGCCGTGGTGCTCGGGGGCGTGGTGTACGGCCTGGCGCTCGCCGGCCAGGTCCTGAGCCAGGACCAGATGGAGATGCTCCTGCGCTACGTCCGCGAAGCCGTCGGCGCCGACGCCGTCGTCGTGGAAATGCGGGGGTGAGCGGATGCTGGATCCGGCGTTACCCTGAATCCAGCATCCGGTACCCGGCCCGGTCTACTGATTTTTCAGATCCTCCAGCCACTGCTGGAGCCGGCGATCGTTCGGATTGAGTTCGAGCGCCTTTTCGACGTGCTGGATCGCCGCCGCCTTGTCTTCCTTCGCCAGATAGGCCTCGGCCATCGCCGCATGCGTCTGGCTCGAGTTCGGGAAAAACTCGGCGTTGAGGTCGAGGAAACGCAGCGCGGCATCCGGGTTTTCGGCGTCCAGCAGCTGCTGGGCCGTGCGGATGAGCGTCGGCTCCTGGAAGTTGTACGAGAAGCCGCCGTAGTACTGTTCGCGCAGGCGGTTGTATTCGGCCACCGCCTCGTCTACCCCTTTCTCGGCGACATAGTCGGCCAGCATGTCCTCCAGCATCTGCGGACGCGCAACGCCTCGATGGCAGGTTTCGCAGTTCACGCTGAGCTTTTCGCCGTCGCCCGGCGCCGTCTTGACGAAGTCCTCGTTGATGCTGTGCACCATCCGCATCATGACGCGCGCCACCTCTTTCGCCTCCTTGTCATCCGAGGCAAAATCGTAGGTCGAAGGCGGCTTACCCTCCTCCCCCACATGGCAGTACAGACAGCGCACACCAAGCGCCCGCGTGAAACCGCCCATCACCCGGCGCACCTGCTGGATGGGCATGTCTTCAGGCAGTACCTTGAGGTTTTCGGGTTTTTGCTGCTGCTGCGGGCCCGGCTGGGCAAACGCTGCAGAAACAAGCAATAGACCCAGAACCAGGGCCAGCAATCCGGTACGGGCGGCATGGGAAAGGCGCATAGGAGATCACGCTAAGGTTGTTGCGACACAAAGTAAGCAAAGTACTTGTTATCCGGTCAGGGTTCAAGACCTGGTTAATTGCCCCAGAAGGCCTCGCCTGGACGGCCTTTCGCGACGCGGCCCCTTGAACGCGTCCTCCCCCCACCGTTAATTCCGGCGCGTAACGCGATCGGCCATGTCAATGGATTGGATGCTGCTTGCCATACTGGGATATATCCTCGCGCAGCTGGGCATCGGCGCGTTTATATCCAGTCGGATCAAGACAGAGGACGACTACCTCGTGGCCGGCCGCAGCCTGGGCTACGGGCTCACCACGTTTACGCTGTTCGCGACCTGGTTCGGCGCGGAAACGTGCATCGGCGCGGCGGGCGCGATCTACACCGACGGCCTGGCCGGCGGCAGCGCCGACCCGTTCGGCTACGGATTGTGCATCCTCTTCATGGGCATCGTATTCGCGATCCCGATCTGGAAGCGAAAACTCACGACGCTGGCCGACCTGTACCGGGAGCGGTACTCGACCCTCGTAGAGCGCACGGCGATCGCCCTCATGATCCCCGGCTCGATGTTCTGGGCCGCCGCCCAGATCCGGGCGTTCGGACAGGTGCTGTCGGCCTCGTCGGGGTGGGACGTGACGATGTCGATCTCGATCGCCGCCGGCATCGTCGTGATCTACACCATGTTCGGCGGCCTGCTGGCGGACGCCTGGACGGACCTCTTGCAGGGCATCGTGCTGATCGCCGGCCTGGTTACCCTGTTCGTGCTGCTGATGCAGGACCAGTCCGCCGGCCTGGGCGAACTCATCCAGCCCGAACAACTCGCGCTCTTCGGCGGCCCCGACGTGGGATGGATGGACCTCATCGAAACCTGGGCGATCCCCATCGTCGGGTCGGTCACCGCCGCGGAGCTGCTCACCCGCGCCATCGCGGCGAAATCGCCGCAGGTCGCCAAGCGGTCGGCCTTCATGGCGAGCGGGCTCTACCTGGCCATCGGGATGATTCCGGCCGTGATCGGTTTGATGGGCGCCACCCTGATGCCCGGGCTCGAGCATCCCGAACAACTGCTGCCGCGCATGGCGCAGGAGCACCTCCCCACCGTCCTCTACGCCCTGTTCAACGGCGCCCTCGTCTCCGCCATCCTGTCGACGGTCGACAGCGTGCTCCTGGTCGCCGCGTCGATGCTCTCCCACAATATCATCGTGCCGCTGCGGCCCGAGTACACGGAGCGGCAGAAGGTACGCGTCGCCCGGCTGTCGGTCGCCGGCTGCGGCCTGCTCGCCTACATCATGGCCCTGAACGCCGAGGGGGTGCACGACCTCGTCGAGGAGGCTTCCGCCTTCGGCAGCGCCGGCTTGTTCGTCGTGATCGTGTGCAGCCTGTTTGTGCCCTGGGGCGGACCCGTCAGCGCCATGAGCGCCCTGATCGCCGGCATCGTCTCCTGGGTCCTGGGCGCCTACGTCTGGGATCTGCCCCACCCCTACCTCCTGTCGCTCGCGGCATCCGGGACGGGTTATGCCGTGGCTATGCTCGTCGAAACCCGCCTGGCCGCGGCGCGCCGATCGACGGCCTAACGGTACCGCATGCGGGTGCCGTGCGTGAAGGAAAGCTGGATCTCCTCGGCACTCAACTCTTTCGGGAAATACACACCCGAGATCTTCGTCGCGTGGATGCTCGCGCCTTCCAGGTTACAGGTGCGCAGATCGAGTCCGCGCAGATCGGCCTGACGGAAATAGCAGTTCGAGAAGTCGATATTTTCGGCGTCGATGCCGCGGAGGTCGAGCCCCCGGAAGTCCATTCCGGAGAAGTCGTAGCTGCTGAAGCCGGCGCGCTGCGTGTTGAATTCCTTGATCAAACGGAGCCGGATCAACTGATAGAGGCGATCTTCGGCGATGGCGGGCTCGGTATGTGTCGTCATGGGTACCTCGCGCTATGCGTTGTCAGGAGGCGAAGGCGCGGGGTCCACGCTGAAGGGATCAGCCACGCGCAACGGCATCGCTCGGACAACAGCCATGCCAGACGGCCGATCAGGCGGCGTCGGACGGCGGAATCAGCGTTGCTTCGCCGCCAACACACATTTTGCCGTTGCAGTAGACGTAGATCTTGGCCCGGATGTGCTTTCGATTCTCCACCTTCTCGGCAATCTTTACCTCGACCGTAATCTCTGAATCGACGACGACGGGCCGGAGAAACTTGGCGGACAGGGCGACGGCGACGCTGCCGTGACCCGGAAAATCGCGCCCGAGCACCTTGGACACGACGCCCAGCAAGAACACCCCGTGCACGATGGGTTTGCCGAACTGGGTGGTGGCGGCGAATTCGGGATCGATGTGGAGCGGGTTGTCGTCGCCGGAGACGTCCGCGAACGCCTGCACATCGGCCTGGGAAATGGTGCGGGTGAACGAAAAGGCGTCGCCTACCTGGAGGGATTCGTAGGTGTGTCGAGTCATGACCGGGATGGTAATGGGCGTTCGTAGAGGGTAAGGGAGATGCGGCCGGCCTGCGCGACGCGGACGCGCCGCGAAACTACGACATCGGGCGGAAATGCGCTCGGTTATTCGGCATGCATCGCCGCGAAC
Coding sequences within it:
- a CDS encoding c-type cytochrome → MRLSHAARTGLLALVLGLLLVSAAFAQPGPQQQQKPENLKVLPEDMPIQQVRRVMGGFTRALGVRCLYCHVGEEGKPPSTYDFASDDKEAKEVARVMMRMVHSINEDFVKTAPGDGEKLSVNCETCHRGVARPQMLEDMLADYVAEKGVDEAVAEYNRLREQYYGGFSYNFQEPTLIRTAQQLLDAENPDAALRFLDLNAEFFPNSSQTHAAMAEAYLAKEDKAAAIQHVEKALELNPNDRRLQQWLEDLKNQ
- a CDS encoding sodium:solute symporter family protein, whose amino-acid sequence is MSMDWMLLAILGYILAQLGIGAFISSRIKTEDDYLVAGRSLGYGLTTFTLFATWFGAETCIGAAGAIYTDGLAGGSADPFGYGLCILFMGIVFAIPIWKRKLTTLADLYRERYSTLVERTAIALMIPGSMFWAAAQIRAFGQVLSASSGWDVTMSISIAAGIVVIYTMFGGLLADAWTDLLQGIVLIAGLVTLFVLLMQDQSAGLGELIQPEQLALFGGPDVGWMDLIETWAIPIVGSVTAAELLTRAIAAKSPQVAKRSAFMASGLYLAIGMIPAVIGLMGATLMPGLEHPEQLLPRMAQEHLPTVLYALFNGALVSAILSTVDSVLLVAASMLSHNIIVPLRPEYTERQKVRVARLSVAGCGLLAYIMALNAEGVHDLVEEASAFGSAGLFVVIVCSLFVPWGGPVSAMSALIAGIVSWVLGAYVWDLPHPYLLSLAASGTGYAVAMLVETRLAAARRSTA
- a CDS encoding pentapeptide repeat-containing protein; this translates as MTTHTEPAIAEDRLYQLIRLRLIKEFNTQRAGFSSYDFSGMDFRGLDLRGIDAENIDFSNCYFRQADLRGLDLRTCNLEGASIHATKISGVYFPKELSAEEIQLSFTHGTRMRYR
- a CDS encoding MaoC family dehydratase — encoded protein: MTRHTYESLQVGDAFSFTRTISQADVQAFADVSGDDNPLHIDPEFAATTQFGKPIVHGVFLLGVVSKVLGRDFPGHGSVAVALSAKFLRPVVVDSEITVEVKIAEKVENRKHIRAKIYVYCNGKMCVGGEATLIPPSDAA